In a genomic window of Allomeiothermus silvanus DSM 9946:
- a CDS encoding Gfo/Idh/MocA family protein yields the protein MEKIRWGILSTGRIAGRLSDTLRTLEGAELLAVGSRSRDSAEAFGERYGIPRRYGSYEELAADPDVDVIYVASPHSHHYVHTMLALEAGKHVLVEKSFAHNALETRHMIEKAREKKLFLMEAMWTRFLPHMVRLRELLGEQVIGEVRLIQVSMGFRAQAAPESRLLNPELAGGALLDVGVYPVSFTSMVWGRPERLDSQVYLGPTGVDLQETLLLGYLDGRLATLISSLHTPTNVAAYLFGTEGYIEIPKPWYHSQVLLIHKGGQTTSVACPYPGHGDQFQALETMSCIRAGKLESAVMPLSETLSIMQTMDAFRAQWGLVYPNELRA from the coding sequence ATGGAAAAGATCCGTTGGGGCATCCTCTCGACCGGTCGTATCGCCGGACGGCTCTCCGACACCCTGCGCACCCTGGAGGGGGCTGAGCTACTGGCGGTGGGCTCGAGGTCGCGAGACTCCGCCGAAGCCTTTGGGGAACGCTACGGCATCCCCCGCCGCTACGGAAGCTACGAGGAACTAGCTGCCGATCCCGACGTAGACGTAATCTACGTAGCCTCGCCGCACAGCCATCACTACGTCCACACCATGCTGGCGCTCGAGGCAGGCAAACACGTGCTGGTAGAGAAATCCTTCGCCCATAACGCCCTCGAGACCCGCCACATGATCGAGAAAGCCCGGGAAAAGAAGCTCTTCTTGATGGAGGCCATGTGGACCCGTTTCTTGCCGCACATGGTGCGGCTGCGCGAACTGCTGGGAGAGCAGGTCATCGGGGAGGTGCGGCTCATCCAGGTCAGCATGGGCTTTCGTGCCCAAGCAGCCCCGGAAAGCCGCCTCCTCAACCCCGAGCTAGCTGGGGGAGCCCTGCTCGACGTGGGGGTCTACCCGGTCTCGTTTACCTCGATGGTGTGGGGGAGACCGGAGCGGTTAGATAGCCAGGTCTATCTGGGGCCGACCGGTGTGGATCTGCAAGAAACCCTGCTCCTGGGCTACTTAGATGGGCGGTTAGCTACCCTGATCTCGAGCCTTCACACCCCTACTAACGTAGCTGCTTATCTCTTCGGCACCGAGGGGTATATCGAAATCCCCAAACCCTGGTACCACAGCCAGGTGCTCTTGATTCACAAAGGCGGTCAGACTACCTCCGTCGCGTGCCCTTACCCGGGCCACGGCGACCAATTCCAGGCCCTCGAGACCATGAGCTGCATCCGGGCGGGGAAGCTCGAGTCCGCGGTTATGCCGCTTTCCGAGACCCTCTCCATCATGCAGACGATGGATGCTTTCCGGGCACAGTGGGGGCTGGTTTACCCTAACGAGTTGCGAGCATGA
- the nth gene encoding endonuclease III, whose product MPILTRRSVSRYTLGAVSATPCPKESRRAKKERAQRILAALEQHYPGAASELAHRNPFELLVATVLSAQATDASVNKATPALFARYPDAHALAQATPEEVAPFIRSIGLYRSKARNLVALAQKLVEKHGGEVPQDKQALMRLPGVGWKTATVVLGAAFGVPGIAVDTHLMRLSRRLCFSQAKDPEQIGAELESYFPREKWVFTHHALILHGRYVCTARKPACERCPIYAYCPSKGAW is encoded by the coding sequence ATGCCTATACTGACCCGCCGGTCAGTTTCAAGGTATACTCTTGGGGCTGTGAGCGCCACCCCCTGCCCCAAGGAGTCGAGGAGAGCCAAGAAAGAGCGGGCCCAAAGAATCCTCGCGGCGTTGGAACAACACTATCCTGGTGCCGCCAGCGAGCTTGCGCACCGCAATCCCTTTGAGCTTCTGGTAGCTACCGTACTGTCTGCCCAGGCCACCGACGCCTCGGTAAACAAAGCCACACCCGCGCTGTTTGCCAGGTATCCCGATGCCCATGCGCTAGCGCAGGCCACCCCCGAGGAGGTTGCGCCCTTTATCCGCTCTATCGGGCTCTACCGCAGCAAAGCCCGCAACCTTGTCGCCTTGGCACAAAAGCTGGTGGAGAAGCACGGGGGAGAGGTCCCCCAGGACAAACAGGCCCTGATGCGGTTGCCGGGGGTGGGTTGGAAGACCGCTACGGTGGTGCTGGGGGCGGCTTTCGGGGTTCCCGGAATCGCCGTGGATACCCACCTGATGCGGCTCTCCCGACGGCTATGCTTCTCCCAAGCCAAAGACCCCGAGCAGATCGGGGCCGAGTTGGAAAGCTACTTCCCCCGCGAGAAATGGGTCTTCACCCACCACGCCCTGATCCTGCATGGGCGCTATGTCTGCACGGCCCGCAAACCGGCCTGTGAGCGCTGCCCGATCTACGCCTATTGTCCGAGCAAGGGAGCCTGGTAG
- a CDS encoding MFS transporter, translated as MNPIYRILAASFFWGMGGSLNWLFLNFHLEALGFSKTLIGYANATPALAAVLFSLPLAFLIPRLGYVRSIRVGGVLAILGVLGVASGLAVFPGLFLNGLGQLFVMGSVAPLLARLVHPDQQVRVFAWQGALGTGSGFLGSLIGGVLPHLIGREFVMYGVALAFFLSLLCAWRLRNAPGSAGRFALRNPRAWLLLLLPQTIVSLGAGLTMPFLNLFLQGKFALDYTAVGGLFALSSLATMATMLMQPYLVRRLGKVGAIVFVQAASLPFLVMLAWAPWLPLVTVALFVRGALMNAAGPVYTALVMDYLDEEERSGFLLIEGSIWQLGWAGAAAVSGRVQQAMGIGAFDYLFAAMLALYLAAILYYPLFFRPKARALLAKSQVSAAGKAP; from the coding sequence ATGAACCCTATCTACCGCATCCTCGCCGCCTCCTTTTTCTGGGGCATGGGCGGGAGCCTGAACTGGCTTTTTTTGAACTTTCACCTCGAGGCCCTGGGCTTTAGCAAAACCCTTATCGGTTACGCCAACGCCACCCCCGCGCTGGCGGCAGTGCTTTTCAGCCTTCCCCTGGCGTTTTTGATTCCTCGGCTGGGCTATGTCCGGAGCATCCGAGTCGGGGGGGTGCTGGCCATACTGGGCGTGCTCGGTGTGGCTTCGGGGCTCGCCGTGTTTCCCGGGCTTTTCCTCAATGGGCTGGGGCAGCTTTTCGTTATGGGATCGGTAGCTCCCTTGTTGGCCCGGCTGGTACATCCCGATCAGCAGGTCAGGGTATTTGCTTGGCAAGGGGCTTTGGGTACCGGCTCGGGCTTCCTGGGGAGCCTGATCGGGGGAGTGCTGCCCCACCTGATTGGGCGGGAGTTCGTGATGTATGGGGTAGCCCTGGCCTTTTTCCTCTCCCTGCTGTGTGCGTGGCGCTTGCGAAATGCCCCAGGGTCGGCGGGGCGCTTTGCTCTGCGGAATCCCCGGGCTTGGCTCTTGCTGTTGTTGCCCCAGACCATCGTCTCGCTCGGAGCCGGGCTCACCATGCCCTTTCTCAATCTTTTTTTGCAGGGCAAGTTTGCTCTCGATTACACCGCCGTGGGTGGGCTCTTTGCGCTTAGCTCACTCGCCACCATGGCGACCATGCTAATGCAACCCTACCTGGTGCGGCGGTTGGGGAAGGTCGGCGCTATCGTCTTTGTTCAGGCGGCTTCGCTGCCGTTCTTGGTGATGCTGGCTTGGGCGCCGTGGCTTCCCTTGGTCACCGTGGCCCTGTTCGTGCGCGGAGCCTTGATGAACGCAGCGGGGCCGGTGTATACCGCACTTGTCATGGACTATCTGGACGAAGAGGAGCGCTCGGGCTTTCTGCTTATCGAGGGAAGCATTTGGCAGCTGGGCTGGGCGGGTGCGGCGGCGGTTTCGGGGCGGGTACAGCAAGCCATGGGCATCGGGGCCTTTGATTATCTGTTTGCGGCGATGTTGGCGCTGTATCTGGCAGCAATCCTTTACTACCCCCTCTTTTTTCGACCCAAGGCTCGAGCCCTACTGGCCAAAAGCCAGGTGTCTGCTGCGGGTAAGGCCCCATGA
- a CDS encoding VOC family protein, protein MKSKVGSTVLDHLVVAARTLEEGAAYIERMLGVAMSPGGQHPQMGTHNRLLNLGGGVYLEVLAIDPQGIPPDRPRWFGLDSPALQQRLEAGPALIHWVARTDDIHRVLQRVPRLGRVHRMHRGDLSWDITIPDDGNLLEGGLIPSLICWGETPHPTTRLPDVGCQLVGLYGVHPEPRQVSRMLAELGLEGVLELREGEQVRLEAWIEAPKGRWVLR, encoded by the coding sequence ATGAAAAGCAAAGTGGGTAGCACGGTCCTTGATCACCTGGTAGTCGCAGCCCGAACGCTTGAGGAAGGTGCGGCGTACATCGAGAGGATGCTTGGCGTAGCGATGAGTCCGGGCGGCCAACATCCCCAGATGGGTACCCACAACCGCTTGCTGAACCTGGGCGGCGGGGTCTACCTCGAGGTCCTCGCCATCGACCCCCAGGGCATCCCGCCGGACCGCCCGCGCTGGTTCGGTCTCGACTCCCCGGCGTTGCAACAAAGGCTCGAGGCTGGCCCCGCGCTCATCCACTGGGTGGCCCGCACCGATGACATCCATAGGGTACTGCAAAGGGTTCCCAGGCTAGGCCGCGTGCACCGCATGCACCGGGGTGATCTTTCTTGGGACATCACCATCCCTGACGACGGAAATCTGCTCGAGGGAGGTTTGATCCCCAGCCTGATTTGTTGGGGCGAAACCCCCCACCCCACCACCCGGCTCCCCGACGTGGGCTGCCAGCTGGTAGGCCTATATGGCGTTCACCCCGAGCCCCGGCAGGTATCCCGGATGCTAGCGGAGCTGGGCTTGGAAGGGGTGCTCGAGCTGCGCGAGGGCGAGCAGGTGAGGCTCGAGGCGTGGATAGAGGCCCCAAAAGGACGGTGGGTGCTGCGCTAA
- a CDS encoding long-chain fatty acid--CoA ligase, whose protein sequence is MNGLMMDFPLTLNHFLERAGKLFPKEEIVTRLPDKSLHRYTYGDFYRRSRALAEALQKAGLRPGDRVATLSWNTYAHLEAYFGIPAAGGVLHPLNLRLHPSDIAYIINHAEDRFLIVDDVLLKLYEAIRDHVKLERVMVVPLTGQPVPEGLTSYEEFLATASGDFTYPEIEEHAAMGMCYTSGTTGRPKGALYSHRSMVLHSLGSALPDTLNLSSRDTLLPVVPMFHVMAWGLPFTGVMAGCKLVMPGPHLDPVSLLDLYEGEKVTKTAGVPTIWLGILQALQKEPNRWKLGAMEMVVGGSAAPEAMIRAFDQFGLKVLHAWGMTEMSPLGTTSRLKRNLLDLPQDEQYRYRAKQGLPTPLVEVRAMNEQGEVPWDDKTLGELQVRGPWVASSYFRLESERDKWTEDGWFRTGDVVAIDPEGYVRIADRTKDLIKSGGEWISSIDLENALMSHPAVKEAAVIALPHPKWDERPLAAVVLKEGMSATPEELRAYLEPRFAKWWLPDAFVFVDEIPRTSTGKFMKSRLREQYQGYDWNQNKQAAEP, encoded by the coding sequence ATGAACGGTCTGATGATGGACTTTCCCCTCACCTTGAACCACTTCCTCGAGCGCGCCGGGAAACTCTTTCCCAAAGAGGAGATCGTCACCCGACTCCCCGACAAATCGCTCCACCGCTACACCTATGGCGACTTCTACCGCCGCTCACGGGCGTTGGCTGAGGCGCTGCAAAAAGCCGGGCTTCGTCCGGGCGACCGGGTAGCGACCCTCTCTTGGAACACCTACGCCCACCTCGAGGCCTACTTCGGCATCCCGGCAGCGGGGGGCGTGTTGCACCCTCTCAACCTGCGGTTGCACCCTTCCGACATTGCCTACATCATCAACCACGCCGAGGACCGCTTCCTCATCGTGGACGACGTGCTCTTGAAGCTATACGAGGCCATCCGGGATCACGTCAAGCTCGAGCGGGTGATGGTTGTTCCGCTCACCGGGCAGCCCGTCCCCGAAGGGCTTACCAGCTACGAGGAATTCCTGGCTACCGCCAGCGGTGATTTCACTTACCCCGAGATCGAAGAACACGCCGCGATGGGCATGTGCTACACCTCGGGAACCACCGGGCGGCCCAAAGGGGCTCTCTACTCGCACCGCTCGATGGTGCTGCACAGCCTGGGCTCGGCGTTGCCCGATACCCTCAATCTATCCAGCCGCGACACGCTATTGCCGGTGGTGCCGATGTTCCACGTAATGGCCTGGGGGTTACCCTTCACCGGGGTGATGGCCGGGTGCAAGCTGGTGATGCCGGGGCCACATTTGGACCCGGTGAGCCTTTTAGATCTCTACGAGGGCGAAAAAGTCACCAAGACCGCCGGGGTTCCCACCATCTGGCTGGGCATCCTTCAGGCTTTGCAAAAAGAGCCGAACCGTTGGAAGCTGGGGGCCATGGAGATGGTGGTGGGGGGCTCCGCTGCCCCCGAGGCGATGATCCGGGCCTTCGACCAGTTTGGCCTGAAGGTGCTGCACGCTTGGGGCATGACCGAGATGAGCCCGCTGGGCACCACCAGCCGCCTCAAACGCAACCTCCTGGACCTGCCCCAAGACGAGCAGTACCGCTACCGGGCCAAACAAGGCCTGCCCACCCCGTTGGTCGAGGTGCGGGCCATGAACGAGCAGGGCGAGGTGCCCTGGGACGACAAGACCCTGGGCGAACTCCAGGTGCGGGGGCCATGGGTGGCTTCCAGCTACTTCCGGCTCGAGTCCGAGCGCGACAAGTGGACCGAGGATGGCTGGTTCCGCACCGGCGACGTGGTGGCGATTGACCCGGAGGGCTATGTGCGCATCGCCGACCGCACCAAGGACCTGATCAAGTCGGGCGGGGAGTGGATCAGCTCGATTGACCTCGAGAACGCCCTGATGAGCCACCCCGCGGTCAAGGAGGCGGCGGTGATCGCCCTGCCGCACCCCAAGTGGGACGAGCGCCCCTTGGCGGCGGTGGTGCTCAAAGAGGGTATGAGCGCTACTCCCGAGGAGCTACGGGCTTACCTCGAGCCCAGGTTCGCCAAGTGGTGGCTGCCGGATGCCTTTGTCTTCGTGGATGAGATCCCCCGTACCAGCACCGGCAAGTTCATGAAATCTCGTTTGCGTGAGCAGTACCAGGGCTACGACTGGAACCAGAATAAGCAGGCCGCCGAACCGTGA
- a CDS encoding acyl-CoA thioesterase, translating to MDERRCHGHLIAVQPEDIDDLGHVNNAVYLRYIEDVARAHALRVGMPLERMRELGAVPVVRRHVITYHRAAMLGEQLWVLTEILEAGGIRAKRHNEVRRATDEVLLVEADTDWVWVDPVRERPRNCPALLLEAFGF from the coding sequence ATGGACGAACGACGCTGCCACGGCCACCTCATTGCCGTGCAGCCCGAGGACATCGACGACTTAGGGCACGTCAACAACGCCGTATACCTGCGCTACATTGAAGACGTAGCCCGAGCCCACGCCCTGCGGGTGGGGATGCCGCTCGAGCGCATGCGCGAGTTGGGCGCGGTTCCGGTGGTGCGCCGCCATGTCATCACCTACCACCGCGCAGCCATGCTGGGCGAGCAGCTTTGGGTCTTGACGGAGATCCTGGAGGCGGGGGGCATCCGGGCCAAGCGGCACAACGAGGTGCGCCGGGCCACAGACGAGGTGTTGCTGGTGGAAGCCGACACCGACTGGGTATGGGTGGACCCGGTGCGGGAGCGGCCCCGCAACTGCCCCGCTCTGCTGCTTGAGGCCTTTGGTTTTTAG
- a CDS encoding dihydrofolate reductase, whose protein sequence is MDSPSLTLIAAMDRNRAIGKGGRLPWHLPDDLRRFKALTLGHTVLMGRKTFESIGRPLPGRRNVVLTRNPNFQAEGVEVVPTLQAGLAGGEIMVIGGGEVYALALPLARRMWLTLVDTEITEADTFFPEFDPSEWRETGRAFHPADGQHPFSFSFLDLERR, encoded by the coding sequence ATGGATAGCCCTTCCCTCACCCTTATCGCCGCCATGGACCGCAACCGCGCCATCGGCAAGGGGGGTCGGCTGCCCTGGCATCTCCCCGATGACCTGCGGCGCTTCAAGGCCCTCACCCTGGGCCATACCGTACTGATGGGCCGTAAGACCTTTGAGAGCATTGGGCGGCCCCTGCCGGGGCGCCGAAACGTGGTCCTGACCCGAAACCCCAACTTCCAAGCCGAGGGGGTCGAGGTGGTCCCCACCCTCCAAGCAGGCCTGGCGGGCGGAGAGATCATGGTGATTGGCGGCGGGGAAGTCTATGCCCTCGCCCTTCCCCTCGCCCGGCGAATGTGGCTGACCCTGGTGGATACCGAGATTACGGAGGCAGATACCTTTTTCCCCGAGTTCGACCCCTCCGAGTGGAGGGAGACGGGCCGAGCCTTTCACCCCGCCGATGGGCAACATCCGTTCTCGTTCAGCTTCTTAGACCTCGAGCGACGCTAA
- a CDS encoding thymidylate synthase: protein MQAYHELMRYVLEHGVPKSDRTGVGTRSIFGYQMRFDLQEGFPLVTTKKVHWKSVVYELLWFLRGDTNIRYLKEHGVSIWDEWADESGELGPIYGKQWRSWEGPGGKTVDQIAWVLQEIRRNPDSRRMVVSAWNVADLPKMALAPCHTLFQFYVSGGRLSCQLYQRSADVFLGVPFNIASYALLTLMIAHVSGLEPGEFIHTLGDAHLYNNHLEQARIQLAREPRPLPTVRLNPGLRDLFAFRYEDIVLEGYHPHPPIPAPVAV, encoded by the coding sequence ATGCAGGCTTACCACGAACTCATGCGCTACGTGCTCGAGCACGGAGTGCCCAAGTCCGACCGCACCGGGGTCGGTACCCGTTCGATCTTCGGCTACCAGATGCGCTTTGACCTCCAGGAAGGCTTCCCCCTGGTCACTACCAAAAAGGTCCACTGGAAAAGCGTAGTCTACGAGCTACTCTGGTTTTTACGGGGAGACACCAACATCCGCTACCTCAAGGAGCACGGGGTTTCGATCTGGGACGAGTGGGCGGACGAATCGGGCGAGCTGGGGCCCATCTACGGCAAGCAGTGGCGCTCGTGGGAAGGGCCGGGCGGCAAAACGGTAGACCAGATCGCCTGGGTGCTCCAGGAGATCCGCCGCAACCCCGACTCCAGGCGGATGGTGGTGAGCGCATGGAACGTGGCCGATCTGCCCAAGATGGCCCTGGCCCCCTGCCATACCCTGTTCCAATTTTACGTATCGGGCGGGCGCCTCTCCTGCCAACTCTACCAGCGCAGCGCCGACGTTTTTTTGGGGGTGCCTTTCAACATCGCCTCGTACGCGCTGCTCACGCTCATGATCGCGCACGTAAGCGGGTTGGAGCCGGGCGAGTTCATCCACACCCTGGGCGATGCCCACCTGTACAACAACCACCTCGAGCAAGCCCGCATCCAACTCGCGCGAGAACCACGCCCCCTGCCCACCGTCCGGCTCAACCCAGGCCTACGCGACCTCTTTGCCTTCCGCTACGAAGATATCGTGCTCGAGGGCTACCATCCCCACCCCCCGATTCCCGCCCCGGTCGCCGTCTAG
- a CDS encoding S-layer homology domain-containing protein translates to MHRKLWLSSVLALSLGLGSLSLAQAQNPPANFRDVPAGHWAREAVEYITQRGLIQGFPDGTFRGNENLTRYQAALIFYRLLQSGALSQVPQQDQGMIQQGIQQVQAELAALQKRLTALEEAGASQDKRLTSLEQQVQQLASRPAPDTTDLSNRIAALEQQVRSLGGQPAQAPQSDALAARIAALEEQVQKLSQAPAQPAPAAGPDLTPRVTTLEQQIQQLSQQVGQPNTAQAERIAALEQQVRSLQADVAALRQRAATPTPAPAPTPTPAPTPTPTEPAAAPAALPNVYFGIGAAYPVITTNPVSPNFTDDLSVSATVGLRDLLLGFGPRLGVDYRLNTGSLALELNFIRYLNPGAFFDPYIGLGARFDLSASGDILANTYGNSVVGFGLNFSRNFGLFVEANPRFEKNLQFGLGARAGLRLGF, encoded by the coding sequence ATGCATAGAAAACTATGGCTCTCCTCGGTTTTGGCGTTGTCGCTAGGCTTGGGCTCGCTGTCGCTGGCGCAAGCCCAAAACCCGCCCGCCAATTTCCGCGATGTGCCCGCTGGCCACTGGGCGCGGGAGGCGGTGGAGTACATTACCCAGCGCGGCCTAATCCAGGGCTTCCCTGATGGCACCTTCCGGGGTAACGAGAACCTCACCCGCTACCAGGCCGCCTTGATCTTCTACCGCCTGCTGCAATCAGGCGCTCTCAGCCAGGTGCCGCAGCAGGATCAGGGCATGATTCAGCAAGGAATACAGCAGGTCCAAGCAGAACTAGCCGCCCTACAAAAGCGCCTGACCGCCCTCGAGGAGGCGGGTGCTTCCCAAGACAAGCGCTTGACATCCCTCGAGCAGCAAGTGCAGCAGCTCGCGAGCCGCCCCGCACCCGACACCACCGACCTCTCCAACCGAATCGCCGCGCTCGAGCAGCAAGTAAGGAGCCTCGGGGGGCAACCCGCCCAGGCCCCGCAGAGCGATGCCCTCGCCGCACGAATTGCGGCCCTCGAGGAGCAGGTGCAAAAGCTCAGCCAGGCCCCGGCCCAACCAGCCCCTGCAGCCGGCCCAGACCTGACCCCCCGGGTGACTACCCTGGAGCAGCAGATTCAACAGCTCAGTCAGCAAGTGGGCCAGCCCAACACTGCCCAGGCTGAGCGCATCGCAGCCCTGGAACAGCAGGTGCGTAGCCTTCAGGCTGATGTGGCGGCGCTACGCCAGCGAGCAGCTACCCCCACCCCGGCCCCCGCTCCTACTCCTACTCCGGCCCCCACTCCCACTCCTACGGAGCCAGCGGCGGCCCCGGCTGCGCTGCCTAACGTGTACTTTGGTATTGGCGCCGCGTACCCGGTAATCACCACCAACCCGGTATCCCCTAACTTCACCGATGACCTGAGCGTCTCAGCGACGGTGGGCTTGCGGGATCTTTTACTAGGCTTTGGACCCCGCTTAGGGGTGGATTACCGCCTCAATACCGGCAGCCTGGCCCTGGAGTTGAACTTTATCCGCTACCTCAACCCGGGCGCTTTCTTCGATCCGTACATCGGTTTGGGCGCGCGTTTCGACCTGAGTGCTTCTGGCGACATCCTGGCTAATACCTACGGGAATAGCGTAGTGGGCTTCGGCCTCAATTTCTCCCGCAACTTTGGGTTGTTTGTTGAGGCCAATCCCCGCTTTGAGAAAAACCTGCAGTTTGGTTTGGGCGCCCGCGCCGGTTTGCGGCTCGGTTTCTAA